The following nucleotide sequence is from Trifolium pratense cultivar HEN17-A07 linkage group LG2, ARS_RC_1.1, whole genome shotgun sequence.
aacaaaatGTGCTGCTAGTTATTTTCCTATATGCAGTAGTTTATTCAACATCAGCATTAGCTTCTATTGTTTACTTTTCACAACATGATAACTCTTGAAGTGCTTTCAGTAGGAGCTGCAAGTTTTGAATGATTTACTCAATCACTTATCACCTACTAATATGAAAAACCAATGAAGTGTAGTAAACATTTAAGTGGTCTATcacaataaaaatatgaatactGTTACTTCTAGCACACATATGTTCACACATATTTGAAGTGCTGTCTGCAAAGGTTCTTCTTATGTGTCACATGGtatgttgtatatattttaCTTAGCACACTTCAAATCTCTTTCAGATTTTTACAACTGGCATAATGGATGCCCTTTCTACAATCCAATCAAGAATGGTAGGTTTGGAGAATGTTATTGATAGATTATCTCAAGAATCTTTAAAAGGAGGAAGACATTCTTTTTCAGAAAACTCCAAATTTGTGAGGCAGACCCAAAACGCGGCTTCTCCCAGGATCTCGATATGCACTCCAAAGCCATCTTCAGAAGCTAGTACTAAGCAATCAGGCTTGTTTTCGGTGAGAAGTACTGAaagtttggaaaaaaaatcatcttcaaGGAGCCAACCTAGGATTCATGCCGGAGATAGTGTGGATATGTGGAAAAGTTACAAGGTAAAGACTGCCCATAAATTTACAGAGGATAATATCAACAGCTTAGTGGAGGATAGACAAAGCATGAGTTCTGCTCAAGTGAGAAAGAATGGTAGTATCTTTTCATCCGCTGCTAGAACCAAAGCTAGAAATGGTTGTCCTGAGAGCAACACAAACTACTGGAAATGTGTGAATCGTCTTGTATGTGAAGGGGATCTAAACTCAGCATATATGGAAGCTTTGTGTTCCGGTAATGAACTTATTCTCATTGAGCTTCTGAATAAAACTGGTCCAGTTATAGAAAGTTTATCGGTGAAAACCGTCAATGTTCTTCTTAGTACTTTAGCGCCATATCTCCTTGAAGGAAAATTTTTCAATACCATAATCCCGTGGCTGCAGCAGGCAAGTTTACTTACTCatagcaatttttttattataattttgaaattcacGGTGACATGTATAAGAATTGGAAAATGATTAAAGAAATGGTAAAACACTTTTTGTTGTGTCTTTGTGGCATACCTTAAATGGAATTCATAGCTTTTTAAACTAGAAATGCAGAATCATGAAATGAAgatactaatttttattttctcattcttgagtGGTAGTTGTAATAAAAGTAATAGCATGGAATCTCATTTCTGATTACCTTTAAAGTTTAATTAATGGTTTAAATAGTTTTAGAACTCCTACAGATTTCAATGGTCTTCTAATTGCTAGTTTTTCTTCCCTGCCATGTGAAAATACAGTGTGAGGAAACTTGACCAGTACAGCTAAACAGAGCTAGGTTATTAAATTGTTTAATGGTCATTGATAATATGCAATGTAGGATATTATGTTGTTAGGCACATTTACCTCATAAACTGGGGAAGTATATCCGTTGTTAATGTTAGTCTTTCTTGTTTTAGATTGTTGAAATGAGCACTGTACATGGACCAAATTGCATTGCTCTTTCTATTGAAGTCGAGGAGCAGCTTTTATATGCAATTCAAGAGGTTGTGAACTTGAATATTTTCAGCCATGCAGAAAAGAGGCGTGCTGCTGAATTAGCAATAAAATTACATCATATGTGGATTAAGATTACTGAAAGTTAATAATATTAGTgttttttgacataaaaaacATGTATTTATTTAGCCATTTTCTGTTGGGACACACATCTCGTTCCTGATTGAACTCCAAAAAGCTGGTTTTAGACTTAAAGTTGTATGTATTTTGTGAGTATGTGAACACTGtgtttggagttttttttttacagaaatgTTTGGTGAATTCTAATTGCTAGTAATTTTGGAATTCAATGATTTTTGAAGCATCTTTAGCAGGTTTGTAGCCGTGTACCTTATAAAtattagtgtatgtttggatttGGCGACGAGTTTGTCAAAATCATGGCACTACTATAATTTTGTAAAGGTAGCTACACTTTACACTTTGTAGcttctatgaaattattaaattaggGTGCGACCATAATTTTGTCAATCGCTGTACTAAAACTACTTTTAGCGAGTCTTTTTGGTGTATTGAAATAGTACCCTTGAATTGAGAGTAGAGTGCTAAAATTGAGGGTAAAGTGCTAAAGGGTGTGTAAGCCCTCATGTATGGCTTAAGCCTTCTTTTAATGTTAATGTTCCGACATGTCTACTTTGAGTTTTATGTGAGTCCTCatgatttttttccttaaaaggTGTCTTATAGGCGTCTAATAGAAGCAATACACTGTATagtatgataaaaatcatgGGAACCGAATAGGAAAATGTCGTTCATGCTAAGGAATAAGCTACACCATTTGTTTGTCTTAGAAACACAACTTTGAAACACAACTTAAACAAAAgttaggaaaattttaaaaattgcaaTACGTGAATTAAGAATTGCACCAGCAGTAGTCTTGCCAAATGTTTGCATTCGAATGATCAAGCACTATTTTATTATCCAATTTAAAAATGATGTGTTGATGTTTCAAGTCTTTAGCCCATTGGAGAGTATAAAGGAGACCCAAAGCTTCACAGTTCACATTCAATTATTGAAAGATAAAATGAAACTTAATTAACATTGTAGTTCATATTTCATAGCTAGTTTGTGCAAGTTCTTCAGGAATTTAGCATGGACATTGCATTTATAAGTATCTGGATGTTGGGCACTTCAGGCTGCATTTCTGTCTAGGTTGAGTTCATTTGACTGAGAATTGGAGATTGGATCTATGAGTTGCACCTACTTAGTGTAAAATGTTGCACCCTTCAAATTATTTTGGTAAACGTTTTGTGACATTATCCTAAAACATCTCGCATTCATAAATACTAAATTGAGAGTGccctacaaataaataaaaaattagttgttTATTCAAAGTTTTTGTACACATATTAGGAAAAATAACGAatgaatataaataatattcataTTAGGTGATAGTAATACTCATTGTCATAACTCATAAATATATGTTGAGAACTGTGTACACAAtagagtaatcagtcaatttaatccctaaactatcactctctcaccaacttagtccttaaactattaaaaccaactaaaaggtccctaaactatattcaattcacatccttcaatttagttcCTAAACTATTTTccatccatcaatttagtcctccgttatattttcctttaactgttctttaaaaccctaaaatccaaaAGCTACTTTTACGCTTATATCTCTCTTCTCGATCAACTCTCTCAAATCATCTCAATCTGAAAACCCTAGCGCCACCTATACGCTCCAATTCCGGTTGTCGTCGTTGTTTTATGGTACGTTTTTCATGCCAACTCCAGGATTAAGCTGAGGATCACGCAATGAAGGACCTTCTACTTAGtgcttttgtttgattgttgcttataatatttggttttttgtaATGATGCATGCTAGTTTTCTAGTAATGAAATTATGGTTTATGATTAATATTGTTCTTTAGTTAACTATGGATTGTGATTTAATTAGTTCTTTTGATGGATAATGGATTTGTTGACTTATGTAATGAATTTGATGGATTATGGTTTAGTTGATTTATGTAATGAAGATTATGGTTTATGGTTTAAATTATGgttaagtttgttttttggtttttgttgatttagcAGTAATGTTTTATTTGGTTTAGCAGTAATGAATTTGTGTTGTTACTAGGTAGTGAACGAATTTGTGTTGTTACTAGGTAGTGAACGAGACAAAGGatgatttagcagtaatgaattatgttaaaaatgaatttgatttagcagtaatgatTTACCAGTGTTgttactattttgttgtttttaaagatagtttagggactaaattgaagtattttttatagtttagggactactaACACTCACTTAACGGAAAAGTTAAccgagggactaaattgaaggatgtgaatatagtttagggaccttttagttggttttaatagtttagggactaaattgaaggatgtgaatatagtttagggactttttagttggttttaatagtttagggactaagttggtgagagagtgatagtttagggactaaattgactgattactcgTACACAATATTATTCTCctctttttttaaatgtaattagaaagaacaaaaaaattaaatataaaacgAGCACCATTTAAAAATAAACGAGAATACCAATAATAGATTCTAGTGAGTCTCTTAGACAAGTGGTCATTGGTTACCCTAACTTTTATACATGAAGTAAATTCAATTGAGAGAGGAGAATTCACACTATGTGTGTCCTATATATTCAATGACATAAAATAATCTATATTAAACacactaaaaatttaataaaaaataaaatagaaataattattgataaaattcaaactctaactgtaattaaaaaaaaaatagtattggTTTCAACTGTGTAGTAGTCTTTGATGAGAATAGAGAAAGTTCAAGCTCCAAGTCTACACCCACTACATCCGCTACCATTTCCAACGTGCTTGTTTGCTCGCCTTTTGTCCCTGCTGCGAGTTCTCAGCTTATGTTTACCATTTGTAGGGTTTGCTCTGGGCCAGGGCAACCGACTTTTCATCACAAGGACTCCAAAATATTGGTGCTTCGAAATTTCAGGGTAATTGCTTTTCTCCCCACCCCTAAATTTCTAATAATTTCCACATCCACGAAATATATTTTtcagtttattttattttctttttataaccAAAAGAGCACACTGTAACCATTTgcaaacttttttaaaaaaattataaaagacaGGGGGATGTAAGCATAACCCACCCAGTAAACTATGCCACGGGAAGTGGTGTTTCTAGTGGCGGATGGGTGAGTAACATGTAAGAACCTACCCTTAAGAGGGGGACAACAACTGGAACGACTGCTAATACCCCGTAGGCTAAGGAACGAAAGGAGGAATCCGCCCAGGGAGGGGTCACATCTGATTAGCTATAAAAAAAACCTTGcatgtttgattaaaaaaaaaccttgtatGTTGGAGGGCTAGAGCATGATATCAGTTTTTGCATAtctttataaacaataaattataaataaaatatttcacggaaaaaaattgaaacatggtgatatactaatattaatagTAGCGTAATAGTACCAGACTAagagttataaaaaaaagtaccaGGTTATAGAACTATATCAAAAAGCAAACACTGTGAATGAGTTGCTTTCTATTCCGGTTCTTTCAAATGTTGACGGGTATGATACTATTGGTTGGGGTGATACTGGTACTAGCCAATTTACAATTCAAAGTGCTTATCGGTTGCACAATGGGCCTATCCATGTGGAGGGAGATTGGAACAACTTGTGGGCATGGAGAGGACCTCATCGCATTCAAACTTTCATTTGGTTGGCTGCTCGTGAGCGCATCCTTACTAACCTTTGCAGAAGCAAATGGAGAGTGGAAATTTCGCCTATATGCTCTAGGTGTGGGAAAGATGATGAAACAGTCGTTTCATGTGTTGCGGGACTGTGTCTTCGCTACTCAGGTATGACTACGTCTCGTTCCATTTAACTTTATCACTGagttattttgttttgattgtaGGAATTGGATTTTGAAAAACATCAACAAGGTAGGGATTAGAGCTACTAAGTTGGAAGACGACTTTGTTGGCTCCTCTGGACTTCGAGAAATAAAGCTATTTTTGAAGAAGAATCCTCTactcttccttatttttttttgtaaaattttggtGTAAAAATTTGtggtgttgttttttttttcaatcttgTTTGTGATAGATAGAGGAATAAAAAGAGATAAGTAGTGGTGGTTTTGGGGAAAAATATGAAGATGTGTGGTGTGTGTGAGAGTGAGGGTGATGGATGAGAGATTAAGCTAGTGTGTGTATGTATTTGATGGATCGAAAGAGGTTTACATAGAGTGTTTGAAAGTGAAGACGATAGATGAATGCTAAGTGAAGCTTTTAATCCCAATGAAATTCTTACACTTGCAATGCAACGAGGATATGAGAAACATAACAAATCGTATTATGCAAAATCATGGATGGATAGTAGAGAAGAAACATAACAAATGATATTATACAAAACCATGGATGAATAATAGAGAATGAAGTAGAAACATTACAATTGTCACTTGATTAGGGTGTCATTTGGCTTGAAGAAGATATATGTGGCCAATGCATGCAAGATGGAGGTTTCAAAAGCTTCTTGAGTGATCACAAAGACACAATTGTCACATAAGCATTAAAATTATTACATCACACATGACATAAGACACTAAGTGCAAAGATCATGACACACTTGTCATATCACTATAAAAGAGTTAAGGTTTTCAATGACATCATGCATAATGTCATTCAATTAGGGTTGCAATATCTACCTTTTATACTAAAACCAAAAGTATACAACGGTAAGATTGGATTTTAGATGAACAATAAAGGTAAAAAATGGAGGAAAAAGTATAGTAATATATAAGCCGTAAGCTCGTAAGCTAACCTCATGATAAAAAGAGCTTTAACAAAAGGTTATAAGCAACATCCGTTGCGCCTCTCTCTCCCACCGGCGAGATCTTCgtcccctctctctctctctctccaccCTCAACCTCTCTATTTACGGTCTCATCTCTCCCACGGTACATCCTATTTTTTTGTtcatctctttttctttctcccAATTTCTGGGTTATGCTTCGATTTGTTTTTCTGATTTCTCTGTATTCGTTTGTTGGATGTAATTCAGTTAATTTTCCCTTGGTTTTGGTAGTTTCCGGTGGTGATTAGGAATGATGAATGAAAGAGAAagaatgtttattttaatttaagaatCGAAATGTGAAAAAATCCTTGCAGGAGAaacttttcttaaaaataagaattaagCATCGGCCATGTATACTCCCTCCAAAGGTAGCAAAATATAAGGATAGGATACTTAGCTGCTAAGTGCCCTGCGATAAAGTTGCTCTAACTCAATTTACAAAATGGCTTTATAAAATTATGTACAAGTGATGATGGATACCACTACAATTTACACTTTGTAGCTTCTTCTATTGGAAAAAGAATGATATAAATTGTTGAGTTCATTATATTATATTGCCTCCCTATGCTGGATAATaaagttaacatttttttttaaacaaagttTTGGATTTATATGAGTAAGTATGGTTTAGGAAGTATGCTGAATATGCTTTCACCTTTtcattttgtaggaattttccATAAGGTCCATTTATTTGTATTAATTAAGGGCATATAAATGATCTAAAATGGAAGTAGAATTGAAAATAACCATATCATAATTATGCAAACATGGAACATGTACAttgacttttaattttattgagggagggagggagggagggatgTGTTGAAACTTAAGTAGTGGCACTATACATGTACATTGAATTTGATGTtatatacaatttaaataaaatgatgaCTCTTATTGAATTTTGTGTGCTTCTTTTTATAGGGgcacaatttttaaaatagaacaGGGCCTCCAGATTGTTTGAGAAGTCTGATGTCACACTGATACAGTGCAAGTAAATCAATGAAGGGAACATGCATTTCTCTTCTCAAAAGCTGCAAATCTATACGGCAGCTGAAGCAAATTCAGACCCTCATATTCTCCACTGGCCTCCAACAAGACAGGGATACCCTCAACAAGCTCATGGCTGTTTCCATTCAAGACTTTCACTATGCCCTTAGAATCTTCAACCACACCCAATACCCATCTTTGTTCATCTACAATCTCATCATCAAAGCTTTTGTGAAAAAGGCTAGTTTCACCAGAGGCATTTCTGTTTTCAACCAACTACGGGAAGATGGGTTGTGGCCTGATAATTACACCTACCCTTATGTTTTAAAGGCCATTGGTTGCATGGGAGATGTTGGTCAAGGGGAAAAGGTTCATGCTTTTGTCATCAAGACTGGTCTTGAGTTTGATGCTTATGTTTGTAACTCGTTGATGGACATGTACGCTGATTTAGGTCGTCTTAGTTGTCTCAAACaactgtttgatgaaatgcaTGACAGAGACAATGTTTCTTGGAACATCATGATTTCGGGTTGTGTCAGGTGTAGGAGATTCCAGGAGGCTGTTGAAGTTTTTCAGCAGATGCGAATGGAAAGCAATGAGAAGCCTAGTGAAGCTACTGTTGTGAGCACTCTAACTGCGTGTGCGGTGTTGAGAAATGTGGAGGTTGGCAAGGAGATTCACAGTTATATCGCAAAGGAATTGGATTTTACAACCATAATGGGGAATGCATTGTTGGACATGTATTGTAAGTGTGGATATGTGAGCGTGGCTCGGGGCATTTTTGATGGGATGACTGTGAAAAATGTGAATTGTTGGACCAGTATGGTAACTGGGTATGTGAATTGTGGTCAGTTGGATCAAGCTAGAGATTTGTTTGACAAGAGTCCAACTAGGGATGTTGTTCTTTGGACAGCTATGATTAATGGGTATGTGCAGTTTAATTGTTTTGATGAGGCAATTGCATTATTTGGGGAGATGCAAGTTAGAGGAGTGAAGCCTGACAAGTTCATTGTGGTTGCACTCCTCACATGTTGTGCTCAATCGGGAACTCTGGAGTATGGCAGGTGGATTCATGATTATGTACGTGAAAACCGGATCGTGGTGGATGCTGTGGTTGGTACTTCCCTTATTGAAATGTATGCTAAATGTGGTTGCATAGAGAAATCTTTGGAGGTTTTTAATGGATTAAATGAAAAGGATACTGCCTCATGGACTTCTATTATTTGTGGACTGGCCATGAATGGTATGACAAACAAAGCACTGGAGTTGTTTGAAGAAATGAAAACATTTGGGGCAAAAGCTGATGATGTTACTTTTATTGTTCTTCTGAATGCGTGCAGTCATGCAGGATTGGTAGAAGAAGGCCGCAAGTTATTTCATTCCATGTCATCTATATATGGTATTGGGCCAAATTTAGAACATTATGGGTGTTTCATTGACCTTCTGGGTCGAGCTGGACTGTTACATGAGGCTGAGGAGTTGATAAAGAAGTTGCCGGACCAAAAAAATGAGATAATAGTTGCAATTTATGGATCTTTGCTTAGTGCCTGCAGAACTTATGGCAATACTGATATGGGGGAAAGGATTGCTACAACACTAGCAAAAGTGAAATCCAGTGATTCAAGTTCTCATTCACTCCTTGCTAGCATTTATGCTTCTGCTGACAGATGGGAAGATGCGAGCAATGCGAGAAGTAAGATGAATGATttgcatatcaaaaaggtaccAGGATGTAGTGTCATTGAGGTGGATGGCATTGGAAACCGGGGAGGAGTCGGAGACTTTTCCCCTTTTCGGTGCAAATTTGGTCTGCCTACATGAGATAGGTATCAGCAATTGACTGGTAAACTTTGAAAATCTGAATCATTGAGTTTTTGACTGGGAAACCTAATAAAGAGGTTTCactttgaatattttatttgggCTATAAAACTTCACGATTACATAAACTTTGCTTGCAACTCCTGAATGGTGGGAAGTTGGGTGAGTAGAGGAGAACTCAAACATTACCGAATGTAATGTCCTACTTCTACGTGAATTTGATTCTATAGACGAAAGTGCCAGATTTAGGTGATGCTTATCTCTAAATATAAGGTCACGAACTCGGAAAATCACATCCTTGGTTCGTTGCCACTATCTGATTCAAACTCTACTACACGCAGATAACAGATTGTTTCAGTATCATGTAAGATATCTTTTCCTCATCTTTGTCGTGTCCTCTAATGGGTATGCATAAATCAGCCAACTTAATGGATCTTAAATAACTAGCCGTGGATCAAATTTAGTCACAATTAGAATAATTTCATTCCCTTTTTTCATGAATTATTTCTCTTGAagatataatttaatttgagaAACTTGGTTGCATGGATTTCAGTCAAGTATGATATACATGGCCTATAACAAGTTATTACGCTGGTCAGCGAGGCATACAATTGATGAAATTTCCCTTGTAAAGGACCAGATGGTTCATATATGCAGGAATGCCTCGCTGACAATATATTGATATATGCAACAATTGATTTTTGAACAGAAATAGTCAAGGGCCATCTGGTGTGCATCATGAGttgatattgttttaatttccCTAGTAGAGATGATTTACTGTTTAAAGTTGTTTATCCTGACGTAAATATGCCTGTATCAAACTTTAggtgacgcagtacggaagcgctaggttagcaaaacgctaaacctaatggataaagacaagccgcaaacacaaacttgtcaaaatagggtttcggagtccaccgaaacagtaatttggaatccaccaaatttgagaaaaatctctgaatttttattgaatcaaaaaggttgccttcaaggctacaataatttagcttaaataggagtgaaaaataaaattaacaaatctcctaaaagattgtaaaaataaaaataacaaacctagctaaataaaaattacaaatctacctaaaatataaaaataactaacctaggtgaaatataaaaataaggaatcaacctaaaatataataaaactaaatctaactaaaataataaaatacagaagaaatcctcctacatcagactcctctacctcaaaagaactcgaccccgagttctcgtcttgataaagagcttcctttgcaggttgactcctccaatgaacaagagaccaccctcctggatcccattgaattaagTGAGAGGACCTGTCTCGTGTCAACACATCCAAATAACCACCGGGGTTCCATTGCTCAAAAATAGAACacagaatttgaaatttatcacAAAAGGGTATTTGACCCAACTCAGTTAACATGTTTGAGCTAGTGCCTAAACCATAAGATTTAAGGTAAAATCCGAATTGAACCCGATCTATAAGCAAATCCTTGAGTTAAATGTGACGGCTGTGATGCGGAGGTTTTGCTGAGAT
It contains:
- the LOC123907320 gene encoding pentatricopeptide repeat-containing protein At1g31430 — encoded protein: MKGTCISLLKSCKSIRQLKQIQTLIFSTGLQQDRDTLNKLMAVSIQDFHYALRIFNHTQYPSLFIYNLIIKAFVKKASFTRGISVFNQLREDGLWPDNYTYPYVLKAIGCMGDVGQGEKVHAFVIKTGLEFDAYVCNSLMDMYADLGRLSCLKQLFDEMHDRDNVSWNIMISGCVRCRRFQEAVEVFQQMRMESNEKPSEATVVSTLTACAVLRNVEVGKEIHSYIAKELDFTTIMGNALLDMYCKCGYVSVARGIFDGMTVKNVNCWTSMVTGYVNCGQLDQARDLFDKSPTRDVVLWTAMINGYVQFNCFDEAIALFGEMQVRGVKPDKFIVVALLTCCAQSGTLEYGRWIHDYVRENRIVVDAVVGTSLIEMYAKCGCIEKSLEVFNGLNEKDTASWTSIICGLAMNGMTNKALELFEEMKTFGAKADDVTFIVLLNACSHAGLVEEGRKLFHSMSSIYGIGPNLEHYGCFIDLLGRAGLLHEAEELIKKLPDQKNEIIVAIYGSLLSACRTYGNTDMGERIATTLAKVKSSDSSSHSLLASIYASADRWEDASNARSKMNDLHIKKVPGCSVIEVDGIGNRGGVGDFSPFRCKFGLPT